In one window of Mytilus galloprovincialis chromosome 6, xbMytGall1.hap1.1, whole genome shotgun sequence DNA:
- the LOC143079262 gene encoding uncharacterized protein LOC143079262 — translation MVYVMSVKNIHVVIVLYLLIGIETISVQIQATPSEGILGQTSLQLRCSYAPVAGEYVTALDLQAKLNGQFKNIATFYTPSVPLNATLTTDGKYLSNRVTLTNPTTYLTDSALMQFSQIACEDETEYMCQVSYAGSGGSIIANSGVANIIVKGNPERPDSVPSYVPSAGIEEGNNVVFICTGNVGKPQGKFRWVRYRRNSNGVIIQETPYETETTTATLMSGTCTSNGTSSLTLKMEQLDNNDVVRCQVVYQDVPQESLYKQTEGINVYYSVRNVQVTKNSINPTFAEGAGPLTLTCTSDGNPAVTDYTWHKESNTSVSLGTGSIYVISNVVDKYICVASNSFNGKSFKMNNAILIQIDFTTTTSTTMPTTKMETTSTNHKTSSIKIEKESSTVVDSILIAVVAVLTVLQLAEMTGLYILHKKGIVQFKIAKKETVYADVKSDNTQVHVYSTMNRADDSGNSNYYNEIH, via the exons ATGGTTTATGTGATGAGTGTCAAAAATATACATGTTGTAATTGTGCTCTATTTACTCATAG gTATAGAAACTATAAGTGTTCAGATACAGGCAACACCTTCAGAAGGAATTCTTGGACAGACAAGTTTACAATTGAGATGTTCTTATGCACCTGTGGCAGGAGAATATGTAACCGCTTTAGATCTTCAGGCGAAACTAAATGGACAGTTTAAAAATATAGCCACATTTTACACGCCATCAGTTCCATTAAATGCAACCTTAACAACTGATGGAAAATATTTGTCAAACAGAGTGACACTAACCAACCCAACAACATATTTGACAGACTCAGCTTTAATGCAGTTTTCTCAGATAGCCTGTGAAGATGAGACGGAGTACATGTGTCAAGTATCATATGCAGGTTCAGGTGGAAGTATAATTGCAAATTCTGGTGTTGCAAATATCATTGTTAAAG GTAATCCAGAACGACCGGACAGTGTACCATCGTATGTACCATCAGCTGGGATAGAAGAAGGCAATAATGTTGTCTTTATATGTACTGGTAATGTTGGTAAACCTCAAGGCAAGTTCAGATGGGTGAGATACAGACGTAACTCCAATGGTGTTATTATACAGGAAACACCATATGAAACAGAAACAACTACAGCTACTCTAATGTCAGGAACCTGTACATCCAATGGTACCAGTTCTCTGACACTGAAGATGGAACAACTAGATAATAATGATGTAGTTAGATGTCAGGTTGTTTATCAAGACGTACCACAAGAAAGTTTATACAAACAGACAGAGGGCATAAATGTTTATT ATAGTGTTAGGAATGTACAAGTAACAAAGAATTCCATAAATCCAACATTTGCTGAAGGAGCAGGACCCCTAACTCTGACGTGTACATCAGATGGAAATCCTGCTGTAACAGATTATACTTGGCACAAAGAATCAAACACCAGTGTGTCCCTAGGGACTGGTTCCATATATGTCATCAGTAATGTTGTGGATAAGTACATATGTGTGGCATCAAACAGTTTTAATGGAAAGTCTTTCAAAATGAACAACGCGATTCTCATACAAATTG ACTTTACCACTACAACTTCCACGACAATGCCAACGACAAAGATGGAGACTACTTCTACTAACCATAAAACATCCAGCATTAAGATCGAAAAGG AAAGTTCAACAGTTGTAGATTCAATATTGATTGCTGTGGTGGCAGTACTTACTGTTTTGCAACTTGCAGAAATGACtggtttatatattttacataaaaaag GGATTGTACAATTCAAGATCGCAAAAAAAGAAAC GGTTTATGCTGACGTCAAAAGTGATAATACACAGGT